The nucleotide sequence AGAGCAATTCCCCTACGTATTTTGCTTGTCCAACATTTTTAGGAATGCCTATTACTGAAACGTCTTTATTTTTACTATAGTGATTATGAGCCCACTTTATAGGTTGGTTTTTAAAATACGTCCAGTTTTTTTTATGTTGTCTAATAAAATAACCTGTATCATGGTTAGCATTACTTAAGAACACTTCATCGATATCCCAATAAATACTTGCCAAACCAGTTTGAAGAAGTTCTTGAATTATAACACTCTCAGAATTATTTAAAGCGTTAAACCCAAGAAAGATATGCTGTTTATGAGGGTTAAGCTGAATATAACTTTCTAAATTCTCAACTGCTTCTCTATAAATTAGACCTTGATATGCTTTCCCTTTTTTAATAAGCTCATCTGTAAGTGAAGTGTAATAAGTAAATAACTGCTTCCAAAAGACTAAATAGTTTTTTATTAAGGGTGTTTGATTTTTTTCTAAAGACCAATGGTTTATATCTTGAATGGCACTTAAGTAGTCAAATATAGACCTAGGATTAATTAAGTAACGATCTATTTCATTAAAATCCTGTAGGAGTATTTGTGCCCATTTAGAAAAACTCTCAAAAGCTTCTGTTTGTTCTTTTGGAGTTTGAGCTTTGTAAATATTGTAAAACTCAAAAAGAAGTTCAGTATTAGATGTTTTTTTAAGTTGAGCAAGTTCTTCAACAAATTCCTCAATACTGCTAATAGATGGCGCAAAAATTGTTTTAGAGGCACTAGAAGATATTTCATTACGTAAAAAAACACCTGCACGTTTACTTGGAAGTATAAAATTTACTTTAGATAAATTTACCTTTTTATTCTCTAGATCTTTTAGAACATCATTTATAAAACTTGGCATTGTATAAAAATAAAAAACGCTTCGAAATCTCGAAGCGTTTTTATATATAATTGAGAAATTATTTATTTAATTATTTACTAGTTTTACTTCAACACGTCTGTTTGCAGCTCTACCAGCTCTAGTTCGGTTACTATCGATAGGCATATCTGGCCCATATCCTTTTGCAGATAGTCTTGCAGCAGAGATACCGTTATTTACTAAATAATCCATAACAGCATTTGCTCTTTCTTCAGATAATCTTTGGTTTAAAGCTTTACCTCCAGTACTATCAGTATGTCCTTCAATAGTAAAGTTAGCTTTTGGATATTCTTTCAATATCGCAGAAATTGCTTGTAATGTTGGTTCAGTACCAGATTTGAATGAAGATTTACCAGAATTAAAGTTTATAGTTCTAGCATATTCAGTTAATTGATTTTGAACTTCAACAGTAGGAACTACTATCTCTGGACAACCATTATTAGCTACTGTACCAGCTTCATTAGGACATTGATCATCTCTATCTAACACACCATCACCATCAGTATCAGGCCAAGGGCAACCATTGTTTGCAGCTGGACCAGCTTCGTTAGGACAGTTATCACTAGCATCAGTTACACCATCACCATCAGCATCTGGGCAACCAGCTAAAGATTTTAAACCAGCTACATTAGGACAGTTATCATTATTATCTGAAACGCCATCACCATCGCTATCTGGACAACCATTAAACTCAGCTAAACCAGCTTCGTTAGGGCAAGTATCTTTTGAATCTTCAATACCATCACCATC is from Pontimicrobium sp. SW4 and encodes:
- a CDS encoding OmpA family protein produces the protein MKNLSRLMFALLLVIGFSNVNAQDDNNPWQIGVGFNAVDFYPVGDNAPLGGTFEKFFDTNHYNMLPSLSTLSISKYLGDGFSLGFIGSVNKINSFGDADVNGLSYYGTDGIIKYSLGEALNWNTLEPYLAVGGGYTWVDDVGAGTANGSFGINYWFSENIGATIQSSYKHSFEDYLAKHFQHSLGLSIKFGGKDTDGDGVYDKNDACPEVPGLEAFNGCPDSDGDGIEDSKDTCPNEAGLAEFNGCPDSDGDGVSDNNDNCPNVAGLKSLAGCPDADGDGVTDASDNCPNEAGPAANNGCPWPDTDGDGVLDRDDQCPNEAGTVANNGCPEIVVPTVEVQNQLTEYARTINFNSGKSSFKSGTEPTLQAISAILKEYPKANFTIEGHTDSTGGKALNQRLSEERANAVMDYLVNNGISAARLSAKGYGPDMPIDSNRTRAGRAANRRVEVKLVNN